One Stigmatella aurantiaca genomic window, CCCGCCCCCGCGCTGCTCGCGGCCCGGCGGGGCGCGGAAGAGGCCGCGTCCGGAACCGCACCGATGGAGAGTTCGCCCATGCGCAGGGAGAATCCCTCCTCGCGCTTGTATGCCGTGCCCACGCGCACGTGCTCCACGCGGCCATCGGGACGCTGAACCGCCACGGTGACCGGATAACCTTGCTCGCTCATGCCGCCCGAATCCCATCCCCCGGCAGGTCTGTCAACGGCCACGCGACCTGGCGTGTTGGGAGGCCCTCGTCATGCGCGCCGCTCCCTCGCCCTTCAGTTCAGGGAGATCATCCCCTGCGCGCCCTTCTTGCGCACCCACGCCTTGGGCTTGGGCGGCTCCTTCAGCTCTTCCTGCTGCGGCTCGGCCTGGCGCTCCTGGGCAGCCGCCCGCCCCCGGGGCAGCTTCACGTCCTTGGCGGACTGCGGCGGCGCGTTGTCGCCCCAGTCCGAGGGGCGGCGGTCCGTCCGGATGAGCAGCCGCAGCTTCTGGTAGTGCGCCGAGCAGTAGCCCTTGGACCGGCTCGGGCGCTTGCACCCGATGACCGCGCACGCACCGGACGATGCGGCCGCGGCCGAGGCGCCCTTGCCCGAAGACCGCGCCGCCCCAGCCGGGGCCTTCGTGGGCTCCGCCTTCGCGGGGGCAGACTTCGCGGGGGTAGACTTCGCAGGGGCCGCCTTCGCGGGCGCGGCCTTCGCGGGGGCCGCCTTCACGGGCGCGGCCTTGCCCGCGGCCGGCTTCCCGGCGCCACGCGCCAGGGGGAGCGGCAACTTCAGCCCCTGAGAGGCCGCCAACGGGGCCAGCCTCGCGGTCATCGAGCGCAGGCGCTCAAGATGTCCCAGCCCTTTCTCAAGGCTTGCGATGGACTTCTGGAGGGGCCGCAGCTGGGTCGTCAGCTCAACCCGAATCATTTCTCGAAGGGCTTTCTCGAAGGACATGTGGCGCTGTGTATACACCGATACCTCCCGGTGTGGAGAACGCCTTTCATGTCTGTCTCTGGACCAGGCCCCTGGGGGTTCCAACTTCCCCCGGGGCCTGTCTCCAGAAATGTAACCGCTTTCAGCGGGTGGGACCGCTCCCCCGGGCGGCGCAGCGCGGCATGGCCTTTACCGGGCGCGCGCGCCCACCTTGAACCGGCGCATGCGGCGCCGGGAGCGCGGGACCGCCCACGCCACCCACAGCACCAACAGCGCAGGAATGAACAGATGAATCATCAATTACCCCCCGAAACGAGGACTGCCCTGCCGGACGTGCCGTCTCCTGTTTTCCTGATACGAACAGGGTTCGGATTCATTTCCCTCAAGTCTACGGGCCCGGTCTGACATCCCCGGGGCCTACGTCCTGCGCCTTTCTGCGGCGAAAGGGCCGCGCTTGCGGCATTGTGCGTCCCCGTCAACCGAGGACTTCCCATGACGACCGATTCGCAGGATTTGAAGTGCATCAACACCCTCCGCACCCTGGCCATGGACGCGGTGGAGAAGGCCCACTCCGGACACCCCGGCGCGCCCATGGCGCTGGCGCCTGTCGCCTACCAGCTCTGGCAGCAGGAGCTGCGGTATGATCCGGCGAATCCCCAGTGGCCCAACCGGGATCGCTTCGTCCTCTCGAACGGCCACGCCTCCATGCTGCTGTACGGGCTGCTGCACCTCTCCGGCGTGCGCCGGGTGAACAAGCAGATGCAGGTGGAGAACGTGCCCGCGGTCTCGCTGGAGGACATCCAGAAGTTCCGCCAGCTCGACAGCAACACGCCGGGACACCCCGAGTACCGCTGGACCACCGGCGTGGAGACCACCACGGGCCCCCTGGGCCAGGGCGTCGCCAACAGCGTGGGCATGGCGATGGCCTCGCGGTGGCTGGCCGGGCACTTCAACCGCCCGGACTACACCCTCTTCGACTACGACGTGTGGGCCATCTGCGGTGACGGCGACCTGATGGAGGGCGTGGCCAGCGAGGCCGCCTCGCTCGCGGGCCACCTGCAGCTGCCCAACCTGTGCTGGGTCTACGACTCCAACCACATCTCCATCGACGGCAGCACGGAGCTGGCCTTCACCGAGGACGTGGGCAAGCGCTTCGAGGCCTACGGCTGGCGCGTGCTGCGCGTGGAGGACGCGAACGACCTGGAGGCCCTGTCGAAGGCCTACCGCACCTTCAAGGAGCAGCGCGGCAAGCCCACCCTCATCATCGTCCACAGCCGCATCGGCTATGGCTCGCCCAAGAAGGAGGGCACCGCGTCGGCCCACGGCGAGCCCCTGGGCGCCGAGGAAATCAAGGGCACCAAGCGCGCGTACGGCTGGCCCGAGGATGCACAGTTCCTCGTGCCCGAGGGCGTGCGCGAGCGCTTCCAGGAGCGCATGGGCGCGCGCGGGCAGCAGACGCGCGCGGCGTGGGAGCAGCTCTTCACCGGCTACAAGAAGGCGCACCCGGAGCTGGCGCGCCAGCTGGAGAACATGCAGCGCAGCGAGCTGCCCGAGGGCTGGGACAAGGAGCTGCCCACCTTCCCCGCGGACGCCAAGGGCATGGCCACCCGTGAGTCCGGCGGCAAGGTGCTCAACGCCCTGGCGAAGAACTACCCCTGGCTGGTGGGCGGCTCGGCCGACCTCAACCCCTCCACCAAGACGTACCTGAGCTTCTCCGGGCCGATGAAGCCGGGCGACCAGACCGGGCGCAACGTCCACTACGGCGTGCGCGAGCACGCCATGGGCTCCATCGTGAACGGCCTGACGCTGTGCAACCTGCGCGGCTACGGCGCCACCTTCCTCATCTTCAGCGACTACGAGCGCCCGGCCATCCGGCTCTCCTCCATCATGGAGATTCCCGCCGTCCACATCTTCACCCATGACTCCATCGGTCTGGGCGAGGACGGCCCCACGCACCAGCCCGTGGAGCAGCTGCAGTCCCTGCGCGCCATCCCCGGCCTCATCGTGCTGCGGCCCGCGGATGCCAACGAAGTCACCGAGGCCTGGCGCGTCATCGCCCAGCAGAAGCATCACCCGGTGGCGCTGGTGCTCTCGCGCCAGCCGGTGCCCACGCTGGACCGGACGAAGTACGCCCCCGCCTCGGGCGTGGCCAAGGGCGCCTACGTGCTCGCGGGCGGTGAGGGCACCCCGGATGTCGTCCTCATCGGCACCGGCACCGAGGTCTCCCTGTGCCTGCAGGCCGCCGAGCAGCTCCAGTCCGAGGGCGTGAAGGCGCGCGTGGTGAGCATGCCCTCGTGGGAGCTGTTCGAGCAGCAGGACGAGGCCTACAAGGACTCCGTGCTGCCCCCGTCCGTCCGGGCGCGCGTCTCCGTGGAGCAGGCGGCGGCGTTCGGCTGGGAGCGCTGGGTGGGACTGACCGGCAAGGCCATCGGCATGCGCACCTTCGGCGCGTCCGCCCCCATCAAGTCCCTGCTCCAGAAGTTCGGCTTCACCGTGGAGAACGTGGTGAAGGCCGCCAAGGAGACCATCGCCACGGCGAAGAAGTAACCGCGGTCCCCGGGGCCTGGAGCGCACTGTCCTCCAGGCCCCTCCCCTGTGCCGTTGTGAGGAGCGTTCCATGCGCATCGCCCTGGCCGCCGACCATGCGGGGTTCGAGCTGAAGAGCTGGCTGCTGAAGGCCCTGGAGAACGCGGGCCACACCCTCCTCGACAAGGGCACCTACAGCACCGCGCCCGTGGACTACCCGGACTGTGCCCAGGCGGTGGGCGAGGCCCTGCGCCAGGGCGAAGTGGACCGGGCCATCCTCATCTGCGGCAGCGGCGTGGGCGCCTCCATCGCCGTCAACAAGATGCCCGGCGTGCGCGGCGGCCTGTGCCATGACACCTACTCGGCGCACCAGGGCGTCGAGCACGACGACATGAACGTGCTGGTGCTGGGCGCCCGCGTCATCGGCGTGGCCCTGGCGGAGGACCTGGTGCGCGCGTTCCTCTCCGCCCGCTTCACCGGGGAGGAGCGCCACGCGCGCCGGCTGTCCAAGGTTCAGGCCTTGGAAGCCCGCTTCTCCTCCGGCTCCTCGGCGGGCTCCGGCTCCACGGGCAACGCCGCGCCCTGAAGCTGGGGGGCGGCCAGCGCCAGCCCTGGGGGCGCCTCGAAGGACGGCGGCTTGGTGGAAGCCAGCTCGTCCTCCATCTGCATGTTGACGAGCTGGTACAGCAGCTGGATGCGCTGGGCCTGCGCGTCCTGCGCCAGGCGCCACGCCACGTCCTTCAGGAGGCCCTCGTCCAGCACCCCGCTGGCCAGTTGCTTGAAGCCGTGGTCCGCCTCGGGCCCCGTGTCATAGGTGTACCAGACCAGGTCCCTCGCGCCCCGGATGCCCTTGCTCTCCAGGACTTCCCAGGACCCGGGCAGCGCGTGCACCAGCAGGGCGGCGTCAATCCAGGCGAGGATCTGGTGCTTGTCGAAGTTGGTGTTGCGCTGGAGCCGCATCGGATCCGCCATGGCCATCCCCACCGCGTCGTAGATGCCCTCCTCGGAGAGCCGCTCCGCGATGAGCGGGGTGATGCCCCGGATGACCGTCAGGGGAATGGTGCGGTCCTTCAGGCCCCCCTTCTCCGAATCCACGACAACGCGCTGGACCAGGCGAGTCACTTGCTGCGCCAGGTGCCGCGGGGACAGGCCCACGCCAAAGTACAGGGCCCGCGTGCCCCAGCCCGTGGCCCCCGCGCCCGCCTCGCCCACCCACACCGTGGAGAACACCGCCGCCAGGATGGGCCCGAGCCCCAGCGTCACCGCGCACCAGAGCGCCGAGCCGCTGGAGATGTCATGCCGGAAGCCCCGCTGCCCCAGGTACAGCAGTACGTACACGTACGCCCCCGCCGCCCCGTACCGGGCCGCCTCCAGCGTCGAAGGGGAGATCCACAACCGGACCTCCTTGCCCTGCGGCCCGAGGCTCTCCCCCTCGAGGACCCTCTCCAGGGCCCATCCCGTCACGGGGTTGAGGCTGTGGAAGAGGATGGCCCCGATGGCCAGGATGGCCAGCGCCGGCAAGCCGTAGCGCAGCGCGATGTTGCTGGCGTTGAAGTACCGGTCGCTCGCCTCGACCAGGTCCTTGAGGTTGTAGCGGTCGAGCCCCACCTTCTCGGGGTGCGCCTTGAACTCCTCCGGCAGGAAGTGCGGCTTGATGCGCCCCAGGTAGAGCCCGTGGTGGACCACCAGCATGGCCGGCAGCACCGCGAGGCCCCAGCCCCACAGCGTCTGGTGCGACAGCATGTGTCCACCCAGGCCAATGAAGACGAGCCCTCCCAGCACCAGGCCCAGCACGGCCCGGACGCCCTCGCTCTCCTTCTTGAGGAACAGGAACTGGGAGCAAGCCCAAAGCGCCACGATGAGCAGGAAGACCCCGGCCGCGTCCTTCCCTTCGTGCGGGCGGGCCATGACATGGAGCACGCGCTCCAGGAGCCCCTCCGGGGCCGGCGCATTCGCGGGGACGTCCCACAGGAAGTAGATGCCCACGATGGCCAGGGCCACGACGAGCAGCCCCCACCCGATGACGTGCTGGAGCAAGCTCCAGCCTCGCTGCCACACCGACTCCGCGCCCTCGGACGCCAGCGTCTTGCCGCCTGGCCCTGCGCCGCTCTCGTTCATCGGGGGCTCCCTGGATTCTCTGGACAGGCCTCCAGTCTACGCCCCCGCCATGACAGCGCGAATTCCTCCCGGCGCCACCGCTTGCCTGCTTCCTCAGTCCTCGCCCACCTTCGCGCCCTCCACCTCCGTGGCCCCCGCGTGCTTCACCAGCCGGACGGGCTCGTACCCCGTGCGGTGGCAGATGGCCTCCGCGAGCGGCTCCGCGTGCGTGGTGATCCAGATCTGGCTGTGCTTCGCCGCCTCCACGATGAGCCGGGCCAGGGGCCCCAGCAGCTCCGGGTGCAGGCTCGTCTCCGGTTCGTTCAGCGCGAGGAACGGCGGCGGCCGGGGGCTCAGCAGCGCCGCCAGCAGGCACAGGTAGCGCAGCGTCCCGTCCGACAGCTCGCTGGCCTCCATGGGCCGGCTCAGCCCCGGCAGGTGCAGCGCCAGGCTGAAGCGGCCCTGGGGCGCCTTCACCTCCAGCTCCGCCCCCGGAAACGCATCCTCCAGCGCCCGCTCCAGCCCCCGCCGGTCCCCAATCTCCCGGATGGTGCCCAGCGCCGCCGCCAAGTCCCGCCCGTCCGGCGCCAGCGCCGTCGTCCGGACGCCAATCTGCGGGTGCCGGGAGGGCGCGTCCAGGTCCGTGCGGAACTGGTGGTAGAAGCGCCACGCGCTCAACGCCCGTTGCAGCTCCGTCAGCCGCGGGAACCGGTGGGGCTCGGCGAGCTGATCCAGCACCGACTCGGCGCTCCACAACTGCGAGGGGAACGTCACGCGCTGGCCCTCGGCGTCCCGCAGGAACACCGTCCGGTCCTTGCGCTCCATCAGCACCGCCCGCCGCCCGCCGGACAGCGCCCAGAGGTGCTCCTCCTTCACTTCCGGATCCAGCACGAACAGGCTGAAGCGCTCGGAGGGGTCCTTCGGCACGAGGCCACAGCTTAGCTCGTACGCCAGCTCGTCCTCCAGCGACACCCCCACCCGCATCCGCACCGGCTGCTTGGCCTCGCGCGGCCCCGCCCACACGACGCTCGGCGCGCCGCCCTCCTCCGCCAGCGTCCGCGCCAGCCGCCCCTCCGCCGCCGCCTGCAAGAGGTGCAGCGCGCGGTAGAGGTTCGTCTTCCCGCTGCCGTTGGCCCCCACCACCACCGTCACCGGGTGCACCGGCAACACCATCCGCTTCACCGAGCGGTATCCCGCTATGTCCAGCCGCGTCACCCTCATCGCCGCCACAGGCTACACCCGCGCGCCCCATGACGCTGGGCGTCAAAAACAGGCTCTCCCGGTGAGAAGGGAGACCCCTCGAAAAAGCCCGTGACCCGATTTAACCGCTTTATGCCTCTGTCCGCGCAAGGCGAGAGGCGGCGCGTCCCAGGACACGCCAGGCCTCGCCAGACCGT contains:
- a CDS encoding cell wall protein; this encodes MIRVELTTQLRPLQKSIASLEKGLGHLERLRSMTARLAPLAASQGLKLPLPLARGAGKPAAGKAAPVKAAPAKAAPAKAAPAKSTPAKSAPAKAEPTKAPAGAARSSGKGASAAAASSGACAVIGCKRPSRSKGYCSAHYQKLRLLIRTDRRPSDWGDNAPPQSAKDVKLPRGRAAAQERQAEPQQEELKEPPKPKAWVRKKGAQGMISLN
- the tkt gene encoding transketolase, which encodes MTTDSQDLKCINTLRTLAMDAVEKAHSGHPGAPMALAPVAYQLWQQELRYDPANPQWPNRDRFVLSNGHASMLLYGLLHLSGVRRVNKQMQVENVPAVSLEDIQKFRQLDSNTPGHPEYRWTTGVETTTGPLGQGVANSVGMAMASRWLAGHFNRPDYTLFDYDVWAICGDGDLMEGVASEAASLAGHLQLPNLCWVYDSNHISIDGSTELAFTEDVGKRFEAYGWRVLRVEDANDLEALSKAYRTFKEQRGKPTLIIVHSRIGYGSPKKEGTASAHGEPLGAEEIKGTKRAYGWPEDAQFLVPEGVRERFQERMGARGQQTRAAWEQLFTGYKKAHPELARQLENMQRSELPEGWDKELPTFPADAKGMATRESGGKVLNALAKNYPWLVGGSADLNPSTKTYLSFSGPMKPGDQTGRNVHYGVREHAMGSIVNGLTLCNLRGYGATFLIFSDYERPAIRLSSIMEIPAVHIFTHDSIGLGEDGPTHQPVEQLQSLRAIPGLIVLRPADANEVTEAWRVIAQQKHHPVALVLSRQPVPTLDRTKYAPASGVAKGAYVLAGGEGTPDVVLIGTGTEVSLCLQAAEQLQSEGVKARVVSMPSWELFEQQDEAYKDSVLPPSVRARVSVEQAAAFGWERWVGLTGKAIGMRTFGASAPIKSLLQKFGFTVENVVKAAKETIATAKK
- the rpiB gene encoding ribose 5-phosphate isomerase B, with the protein product MRIALAADHAGFELKSWLLKALENAGHTLLDKGTYSTAPVDYPDCAQAVGEALRQGEVDRAILICGSGVGASIAVNKMPGVRGGLCHDTYSAHQGVEHDDMNVLVLGARVIGVALAEDLVRAFLSARFTGEERHARRLSKVQALEARFSSGSSAGSGSTGNAAP
- a CDS encoding AAA family ATPase; translation: MRVTRLDIAGYRSVKRMVLPVHPVTVVVGANGSGKTNLYRALHLLQAAAEGRLARTLAEEGGAPSVVWAGPREAKQPVRMRVGVSLEDELAYELSCGLVPKDPSERFSLFVLDPEVKEEHLWALSGGRRAVLMERKDRTVFLRDAEGQRVTFPSQLWSAESVLDQLAEPHRFPRLTELQRALSAWRFYHQFRTDLDAPSRHPQIGVRTTALAPDGRDLAAALGTIREIGDRRGLERALEDAFPGAELEVKAPQGRFSLALHLPGLSRPMEASELSDGTLRYLCLLAALLSPRPPPFLALNEPETSLHPELLGPLARLIVEAAKHSQIWITTHAEPLAEAICHRTGYEPVRLVKHAGATEVEGAKVGED